The window TTTAAAGTTGGCAATTACCCATTTCTGGTCATTTTTAACCAAGCTAAATAATTGTGCACCTGCCTGTAAAAATTGCCCTGCCTGAATAGGAACTTTCCCAACAAAACCATCTTCCGGAGCTACAATAACCGTGTAAGAAAGATTGAGTTTTGCACTTTCTACATCTACTTCTCTTTGTTTTGCTACCGAACCCGCCACTGAAATCTGTTGAGAGCTTGCTTCTGTTTGTGAAGACGCAATTCCTGTTTGTTGTGCAATCTGATTTCTTGTATCTACTAAAACCTGTAGTTGCTTATCTGCAGATTGTTTGGCAGCTAAAGCCTGTTCATACTGCTGTTCTGTAATCGAGTGATCTTTTACAAGAATTGAATATCTTTTTAAATCCTGAGAAGTTTTCCAAACATTTACTTTTGCTGCTTCAATCTGTGCGTTTGCCGTTGCTACAGCTGCCTGTGAACTACTGATATTCTTTGAAGTTGCATTAGTAGAAGACTGCGCAGATGAAATATTACTTTTTGCAGTTGATAAAGCTGCCTGAGCTTGGTCTAAAGCCATTTTCTGATCTTTGTTATCTAAAATAACCAGTGTATCACCTTTTTTCACAAATTGGTTGTCTTTCACTTTTACTTCTGCTACATATCCTGAGATTTTAGAAATTACAGGGTTCATGTTAGAAGCAATTTGAGCATCATCCGTTTCTTCATGAAACTGACCGTAAGTGTATGATCTGTAACCAAAAATTCCACCCCCGATTATCACTACTGCTAATATTATTGGGAAAACTAAACTTTTTTTCTTTTTTGGTTCAGTTACTTGAGTATTGTTATTTTCCATTTTGGATATTGTTCTGTTTTTATTTGATTGTTAAAGTACCTGTAGTCTGCAATAGTTTTCTGTACGCTAATGCAGCATCTGCTTTTGCATTGATAACACCTACGTTTGCAGCAATCTGGGCAGCATCTGCATCCAGAAGTTCTGTCATCGTTGCAAGACCGTTATCGTATTTATTTTTAGTAATTCTGTAGTTTTCATTAGCCTGCACAGCAGCTTTTTCGAAAACTGTGATTCTCTTTTTAGAATAATCTGAGTTTTGATATTCTCTGTTGACATCTAATTTAATATTGTCATTCAACAATTCGTTGGTTGCAGACAATTGCATTTCTCTTGCTTTAGATTGCTTTAGATTGCTTTAAAGATGAATTTTCTTTCCAAAGATTTGATAAGTTGTAAGAAACCCCTACTCCAACATTCACCGCATTGTAGATTGTTAAAAATTTTGGAATATCTGCTGCAACATACCCTCCTGTAAATGCAATAGAAGGAAGATTTTCTGCTTTTGCAGATTTCGTCCCCAATTCTGCTGCTTTTCTTTGCTGATCTAAAGCCTGCAGATCTTTACGGTTTTCTCTCGCTTCATTCAGATAAAAGCTAACTGGTTTAACATCATCAGATTCATCAACATAGTTTTGATCTACCTCAATCTCCGTTGTTTCCGGAAGACCAAGAAGCAAATCCATATTGATATTGGCAATGTTGTAATTATTTTTGGCTTCTAATAACTGCAATTCTATATTTGAAGTCTGAAGATTTGCCTTTAAACGGTCGTTTCTTGCAATCACTCCGTTGTTTTCAAGCTTAAGAAAAGTTTCGTCTCTTTTTTGAGAAGCCGTAAGGTTTTCTTCTAAAACTTTAATCGATTGATTGGCTTTAAATAAATTGTTATAAGCCTGAGCAACGTTGTAGGCAATGGCAACTTTATCGCTTTCGGTGCTCAATTTTGATGCTTCCACCAAATATTTTGCAGACTCGATTCCGTATTTTATTCTTCCACCGTTATAAATAGGAACGCTAAGGTTTGCCGAACCAAAAGCTACCTGATGAACTTCGGGACCGCCTGCACCAGAAACTCCGGGAAGTTTGATGTCAACATTAGGTTTCAAAGGGAGATACAAATAACTTGCAGAAACCTTCAATTCCGGAAGCTGTCTGTTTTTTGCTTCCAAAAGATCTGCAGTTGCTTCTTCTATTTTGGCAGCATCTATTTTTAAACTTTTGCTGTTCTGAATTCCCAACTGTACGGCTTCATCAAGGCCGAGTTGTTTTTTCTCCTGAGCGTGGGTGTACATTATTCCTGCGAAAAGGGACAGTACAATAACTGAGCTATTTATTCTCTTCATAACCTAAAAGGTCTTTTAAAATATGTTTTACGTGTTGTGTAAGTTCGTTGAAGTAAGTTTCCTCAAAAGCCTCTTCTGAATCATCATTTTTCAAAAATTCTTTATACATTCCTTTAGCATTTGATGCATAAAATAACGTTCCGCTTACGGTAGAATGTAGTAAATAGATCGGTGGGTTTTTAGTAAAAATTCCTTTTTGAATGCCACTTTCCAGAATTTTAGAATACATGGAAATGAAACTCATCTTGGTTTCTTTTAAAAATTCTACAATCTGAGGATTTTCTGTATGAAGCTGCTCTCTCTGCATAATTCTGTAAAAACATTTGTGATGCCTTACTCTTCCTGCAAACTGATCAACAATTCTTTCAATCTTTTCCCATTCATTAATATCTGTTCTTTCTAAAATATCTTTAGAAAAAAACTGTCCTTCATTCATTCTGTACTCCACCAATTTCTCATAAAGCTTTTCTTTAGAACCGAAATAATAAGAAATCATTGAAATATTTACGTTGGCAGCTTTAGAAATTTCCCTTGTAGAAGTTCCCTGAAAACCATTTTCTGCAAATAGTTTTTCTGCAGCGAATAATATATTTTCTTCTTTTGAAATCATCTTTAGTAATTTTCGGATGCAAATGTACAACGCTTTTTTATTAAAATCAAACGATTGATTGAATTTTTAATTTATTTTTAATATTCTATACTAAAAACCTATCATTTATGTCAATAAAAAAACGTTTCCAATTTCTTGAAAACGTCTGTGTAAGCCTATTAAAAGACAATTATTAACTTTTATGAATATATCTTGATAATTTAATTCCTAAATCTGTCCATACAATTTTAGGATTTCCGTTTCTTGTAAGATGTAAATCTGCCGTATTTATTTCTTCTAAAATATTAATAATATTTGCACCGCTTATAAACTTTGAAAAGCCTGCCCAATTGAAACCATTGGCATCAATTTTTTTATACACCAATTCTTCAGACTGATAATTTTGTAACAAAGCCAATCTGAAAATTTCTGAGGCATAGTTGAGAAAGTTTTTTTGTTTTTCTCTGTTCCAGCCTGCGATTTCTTTTGCCCAAATAATGATATT is drawn from Chryseobacterium muglaense and contains these coding sequences:
- a CDS encoding TetR/AcrR family transcriptional regulator, whose amino-acid sequence is MISKEENILFAAEKLFAENGFQGTSTREISKAANVNISMISYYFGSKEKLYEKLVEYRMNEGQFFSKDILERTDINEWEKIERIVDQFAGRVRHHKCFYRIMQREQLHTENPQIVEFLKETKMSFISMYSKILESGIQKGIFTKNPPIYLLHSTVSGTLFYASNAKGMYKEFLKNDDSEEAFEETYFNELTQHVKHILKDLLGYEENK
- a CDS encoding TolC family protein, encoding MQLSATNELLNDNIKLDVNREYQNSDYSKKRITVFEKAAVQANENYRITKNKYDNGLATMTELLDADAAQIAANVGVINAKADAALAYRKLLQTTGTLTIK
- a CDS encoding HlyD family secretion protein gives rise to the protein MENNNTQVTEPKKKKSLVFPIILAVVIIGGGIFGYRSYTYGQFHEETDDAQIASNMNPVISKISGYVAEVKVKDNQFVKKGDTLVILDNKDQKMALDQAQAALSTAKSNISSAQSSTNATSKNISSSQAAVATANAQIEAAKVNVWKTSQDLKRYSILVKDHSITEQQYEQALAAKQSADKQLQVLVDTRNQIAQQTGIASSQTEASSQQISVAGSVAKQREVDVESAKLNLSYTVIVAPEDGFVGKVPIQAGQFLQAGAQLFSLVKNDQKWVIANFKETQVAKMVEGQKVKIKIDAFPDTEFDGVVSSFSPATGSTFSILPPDNASGNFVKVVQRLPIKIDFVKLDPNIAKRLRTGMNVKAEVALK
- a CDS encoding TolC family protein; the encoded protein is MKRINSSVIVLSLFAGIMYTHAQEKKQLGLDEAVQLGIQNSKSLKIDAAKIEEATADLLEAKNRQLPELKVSASYLYLPLKPNVDIKLPGVSGAGGPEVHQVAFGSANLSVPIYNGGRIKYGIESAKYLVEASKLSTESDKVAIAYNVAQAYNNLFKANQSIKVLEENLTASQKRDETFLKLENNGVIARNDRLKANLQTSNIELQLLEAKNNYNIANINMDLLLGLPETTEIEVDQNYVDESDDVKPVSFYLNEARENRKDLQALDQQRKAAELGTKSAKAENLPSIAFTGGYVAADIPKFLTIYNAVNVGVGVSYNLSNLWKENSSLKQSKAI